In Methanooceanicella nereidis, one DNA window encodes the following:
- the hsp20 gene encoding archaeal heat shock protein Hsp20 — protein sequence MRRRRDPFDLFRDFDEIFNQMIKEMEAAEPKMGTETPFIYGFSYSQRPGEEPEVREFGNVYPGKTQMEIGERRPLIDVFDTEDTVHIVAEMPGIEKEDVDLDVSGRELLIKASRGPRSYNETVELPANVDLDSAKATYKNGVLEVTLKKEKRTKSKKRINVE from the coding sequence ATGAGAAGACGAAGAGACCCATTTGACCTGTTCAGGGACTTCGATGAGATATTCAACCAGATGATAAAAGAAATGGAGGCCGCAGAGCCAAAAATGGGTACCGAAACCCCGTTCATATACGGGTTCTCATACAGCCAGAGACCCGGTGAAGAGCCGGAGGTCAGAGAGTTCGGGAACGTATACCCCGGTAAGACCCAGATGGAGATAGGCGAGAGAAGACCGCTCATCGACGTTTTTGACACAGAGGACACGGTACACATCGTCGCCGAGATGCCCGGCATAGAAAAGGAAGACGTAGATCTTGACGTATCAGGGCGTGAGCTTCTGATAAAGGCCTCGCGCGGGCCAAGAAGCTATAATGAGACCGTTGAGTTGCCCGCGAACGTAGACCTCGATAGCGCAAAGGCGACTTACAAGAACGGCGTCCTCGAGGTCACATTAAAGAAGGAAAAGAGAACAAAGAGCAAAAAGAGGATCAATGTAGAGTGA